The window CCCGGCCCGCGACACCGTCCACAACGTCATCCTCGTCTGCATCGCCTCCGTCGCCATCGGCTACGTCGTCGAGGTCGCCCGCGCCTCCGAGCGCACCCTCGCCCGCGCCCTGGAGATCGAGGCCGCCACCCGGGAGCGGGAGCGGCTCGCCCGGGACATCCACGACAGCGTGCTCCAGGTGCTGGCGATGGTGCAGCGGCGCGGGGCGGTGATCGGCGGCGAGGCGGCCGAGCTGGGCCGGATGGCGGGCGAGCAGGAGGTCGCGCTGCGCACCCTGGTCTCCGGCGGGCTCGTGCCCGTCTCCCGGGTCTCGGAGGACGCCGCCGAGGGCGCGGTCGTCCGGACGGTCGAGGAGGAGCCGCAGGACAGCGGCCCCGTCGACCTGCGCGCCCTGCTCGCGCCGTACGCCGGGGCCAGGGTCAGCCTCGCCGAGCCCGGCGCGCCCGTGCCGCTGACCCCGGTCGCCGCCCGCGAGGTGGCCGCGGCCGTCGGGGCCGCCCTGGACAATGTCCGCAGGCACGCCGGGGAGCAGGCGCGCGCGTGGATCCTGGTCGAGGACGAGCCGGACGAGGTGATCGTCACCGTCCGGGACGACGGCCCCGGCATCCCGCAGGGCCGGCTCGCCGAGGCCGAGGGCGAGGGGCGGCTCGGTGTCGCCCTGTCGATCCGCGGCCGGCTGCGCGACCTCGGCGGCAGCGCGGAGCTGATCTCGGTGCCGGGCCAGGGCACGGAGGTCGAGCTGAAGGTACCGAAAGCAGTGACGGACGCACGGGGGAAGGCGGAGCGGCCATGACGGACACCACGGAGAACCCGCGGGACCCGGCGAAGGACCCCATCAAGGTCATGGTCGTCGACGACCACCCCATGTGGCGCGACGCCGTCGCCCGTGACCTGGCCGAGTCGGGCTTCGAGGTGGTCGCCACCGCGGGCGACGGCGACCAGGCCGTGCGCCGCGCCAAGGCCGCCGCACCCGACGTCCTCGTGCTGGACCTGAACCTGCCCGCCAAGCCCGGCGTCCAGGTCTGCAAGGAGGTCGTCGCCGCCAACCCCGCGCTGCGCGTCCTCGTGCTGTCCGCGAGCGGTGAGCACGCCGACGTCCTGGAGGCCGTGAAGTCCGGCGCGACCGGCTACCTGCTGAAGTCGGCCTCCACCGGGGAACTCCAGGACGCGGTGCGCCGTACGGCCGTCGGCGACCCGGTCTTCACCCCCGGCCTCGCCGGACTGGTCCTCGGCGAGTACCGCCGCCTGGCCTCCGAACCCGCCCCCGCCCCCGACACCGACGAACCGAAGGCGCCCCGGCTCACGGACCGCGAGACCGAGGTGCTGCGCCTGGTCGCCAAGGGCCTGAGCTACAAGCAGATCGCCGAACGCCTGGTCATCTCCCACCGCACGGTGCAGAACCACGTCCAGAACACCCTCGGCAAGCTCCAGTTGCACAACCGGGTCGAGCTCGTCAGGTACGCGATAGAGCGCGGCCTCGACGACGAGTGAGGCGCACGTCACACTGACCCTTCGTCAGGCACCTGCGGCGAAGGGACTGTTCCATGCGCGTCGGAGTACTGACCGGAGGCGGCGACTGCCCCGGCCTCAACGCCGTCATCCGGGCGATCGTCCGCAAGGGCGTGCAGGAGTACGGCTACGACTTCACCGGCTTCCGGGACGGCTGGCGAGGACCCCTGGAAGGCGACACCGTCCGGCTCGACATCCCCGCCGTGCGCGGCATCCTGCCCCGCGGCGGCACCGTCCTCGGCTCCTCGCGGACCAACCCGCTGAAGGAGGAGAACGGCATCCGCCGTATCAAGGACAACCTCGCCGCGCTGGAGGTCGAGGCGCTCATCGCCATCGGCGGCGAGGACACCCTGGGCGTGGCCGCCCGGCTGTCCGACGACCACGGCGTGCCCTGTGTCGGCGTCCCGAAGACCATCGACAACGACCTGTCCGCCACCGACTACACCTTCGGCTTCGACACCGCGGTCGGCATCGCGACCGAGGCGATCGACCGGCTGCACACCACCGCCGAGTCCCATATGCGGGTCCTGGTCGTCGAGGTGATGGGCCGGCACGCCGGGTGGATCGCCCTCCACTCGGGCCTGGCCGGCGGGGCGAACGTCATCCTCATCCCCGAGCAGCGCTTCGACGTCGAGCAGGTCTGCGCCTGGGTGACGTCCCGCTTCAAGGCGTCGTACGCGCCGATCGTCGTCATCGCCGAGGGGGCGATGCCGAAGGACGGCGACATGGTTCTCAAGGACCAGTCGCTGGACTCCTTCGGGCACGTCCGCCTCTCCGGCGTCGGCGAGTGGCTGGCCAAGCAGATCGAGAAGCGCACGGGCAAGGAGGCCCGCACCACCGTCCTGGGCCATGTCCAGCGCGGCGGCACCCCCAGCGCCTTCGACCGCTGGCTCGCCACCCGCTTCGGCCTGCACGCCATCGACTGCGTCCGCGACGGCGACTTCGGCACGATGGTCGCCCTGCGCGGCACGGACATCGTCCGGGTCCCGATCGCCGACGCGACGGCCCGCCTGAAGACGGTGGACCCCACGCTGTACGAGGAGGTCGGCGTCTTCTTCGGCTGACCGGGACACGGACGTCCGGGGGCGCCGGCCCCCGGACGGCTACACGGTCGTGTTGCGCAACTGCCCCACCAGCTCCCGTACGACCGCCGCGCCGTTCAGCGTCAGGATCGACTCCGGATGGAACTGCACCCCGGCGAACCCGGGCCCGCGCATCGCGTGCACCTCGCCGTTCGCGGCCCGGCTGACCTCGACGCCGTGCGCGGCCAGCTCCTGGTGGGCCTCCTCGTCGCAGCGCGCCACGAAGCTGTTGTAGAAGCCGACGGTCTCGCGCCGCCCGAACAGCTCGATCTCCGTCTGCGCGCCCTGGTACGGCACGTCCTTCCGTACGATCTCCAGCCCCAGCTCGGCCGCGATCAGCTCGTGCCCGAGGCAGACGCCGAGGACCCCGTGCGCATGGCCGCGGATGACCTCGGCGGTGAGGCCGCGCAGGATCCGCATCTTGGGGCCGGTGAGATCGGCGGGGTCACCCGGGCCGGGGCCGAGCACGACCGGCCCCTCGTGCGCGAGCACCGCCTCCCGCAGCCCCGCCTCGTCGTAGCGCCGGACGGTCACCTCCAGGCCGTTCGACCGCAGCAGGTGCGCGAGCATCGCCGTGAAGGTGTCCTCGCCGTCGACGACCAGGGC of the Streptomyces koelreuteriae genome contains:
- the macS gene encoding MacS family sensor histidine kinase → MAKRERVMRMSVELPLWRALSGYRVLTMLYAVGLFATAYDEFTRPWVAVAYYAVLSVWTLATLPRVANAAGCTKRFLAADLTIAITGIMLTPVADAHERVQAGGPTLPSIWTAGAVLAFAVKGGWRWAALASGLVAVANLVERGTPARDTVHNVILVCIASVAIGYVVEVARASERTLARALEIEAATRERERLARDIHDSVLQVLAMVQRRGAVIGGEAAELGRMAGEQEVALRTLVSGGLVPVSRVSEDAAEGAVVRTVEEEPQDSGPVDLRALLAPYAGARVSLAEPGAPVPLTPVAAREVAAAVGAALDNVRRHAGEQARAWILVEDEPDEVIVTVRDDGPGIPQGRLAEAEGEGRLGVALSIRGRLRDLGGSAELISVPGQGTEVELKVPKAVTDARGKAERP
- a CDS encoding response regulator, whose amino-acid sequence is MTDTTENPRDPAKDPIKVMVVDDHPMWRDAVARDLAESGFEVVATAGDGDQAVRRAKAAAPDVLVLDLNLPAKPGVQVCKEVVAANPALRVLVLSASGEHADVLEAVKSGATGYLLKSASTGELQDAVRRTAVGDPVFTPGLAGLVLGEYRRLASEPAPAPDTDEPKAPRLTDRETEVLRLVAKGLSYKQIAERLVISHRTVQNHVQNTLGKLQLHNRVELVRYAIERGLDDE
- a CDS encoding 6-phosphofructokinase; amino-acid sequence: MRVGVLTGGGDCPGLNAVIRAIVRKGVQEYGYDFTGFRDGWRGPLEGDTVRLDIPAVRGILPRGGTVLGSSRTNPLKEENGIRRIKDNLAALEVEALIAIGGEDTLGVAARLSDDHGVPCVGVPKTIDNDLSATDYTFGFDTAVGIATEAIDRLHTTAESHMRVLVVEVMGRHAGWIALHSGLAGGANVILIPEQRFDVEQVCAWVTSRFKASYAPIVVIAEGAMPKDGDMVLKDQSLDSFGHVRLSGVGEWLAKQIEKRTGKEARTTVLGHVQRGGTPSAFDRWLATRFGLHAIDCVRDGDFGTMVALRGTDIVRVPIADATARLKTVDPTLYEEVGVFFG